One genomic segment of Pempheris klunzingeri isolate RE-2024b chromosome 21, fPemKlu1.hap1, whole genome shotgun sequence includes these proteins:
- the foxh1 gene encoding forkhead box protein H1, with protein MTKHWPEQSLLALPSLSHLGEHHDHHLDFQRNAQHSFPPGGVARSTPAQHWPHHLAQMVPQQPSRLEKPAARPEPLTSATASMDKAVTPGSSYPNPQDASFKQESIGRDSWNSEGEKSSTSGGKKKNYQRYPKPPYSYLAMIAMVIQRSPEKKLTLSDILKEISTLFPFFKGKYKGWRDSVRHNLSSYDCFVKVLKDPGKPQGKGNFWAVELSRVPLELLKRQNTAVSRQDETIFAQDLAPYILQGHKPEAEIPSAPVTPLPSIHSRNPSPPQEDLFRPKLDSSFAIDSLLHSLRPPSASGDVDVSTRDCWSKVERPRSSPPPRPRYASSARSASASSASPASTSSSSSSDEEWKGMSLSGKRVPLDGEAGSDGYEDYKPPLHKSARRETVAPPWELPTSYAKYAPPNAVAPPSMRFNGGPLMPLHGGLPLYSYGSSPVAPGHFLGHAYWPILPSGRVSVQAPSLIMDLDNMLQSVPPNKSVFDVLVPTNQNSHSHQPPSQYTLQNGPPLNRYPQY; from the exons ATGACAAAGCACTGGCCGGAGCAGAGCCTCTTGGCACTACCCTCTCTGTCCCACCTGGGAGAACATCACGACCATCACCTTGACTTCCAGAGAAATGCGCAGCACAGTTTTCCTCCTGGCGGCGTAGCGCGAAGCACTCCAGCCCAGCATTGGCCTCACCACCTGGCCCAGATGGTTCCTCAGCAGCCCTCGCGTTTGGAGAAGCCCGCAGCGCGCCCGGAACCCCTCACCAGTGCCACGGCGTCCATGGATAAAGCCGTAACACCGGGCTCATCATACCCGAACCCTCAAGATGCCTCCTTCAAACAGGAGAGCATAGGACGGGACTCGTGGAACAGTGAAGGGGAGAAGAGTAGCACCAGCGGTGGGAAGAAAAAGAACTATCAGCGGTATCCAAAGCCACCGTACTCGTACCTCGCTATGATCGCCATGGTCATCCAAAGGTCCCCAGAGAAGAAACTGACGTTATCAGAC aTCCTGAAGGAGATCAGTACTCTCTTCCCATTCTTCAAAGGAAAGTACAAGGGCTGGCGGGATTCTGTGAGACACAACCTCTCCTCTTATGACTGCTTTGTGAAG GTGCTGAAGGACCCAGGTAAGCCCCAGGGCAAAGGCAACTTCTGGGCAGTCGAGTTGAGCCGTGTTCCCCTGGAGCTCCTCAAGAGGCAAAACACGGCTGTGTCGCGCCAGGATGAGACGATCTTCGCCCAGGATCTGGCTCCCTACATTCTGCAAGGACACAAGCCAGAAGCGGAGATACCCTCTGCGCCTGTCACCCCCCTCCCTTCTATACACTCGAGAAATCCCTCCCCACCGCAGGAGGATTTGTTCCGGCCCAAGCTGGACTCATCCTTCGCCATCGATTCTCTGCTACACAGCCTGCGGCCACCTAGTGCCTCCGGGGATGTGGATGTGTCTACCAGGGACTGCTGGAGCAAGGTGGAGCGCCCTCGGTCTTCACCACCTCCGCGACCTCGCTACGCCTCCTCTGCCCGCAGTGCCTCAGCCAGCTCCGCCAGCCcggcctccacctcctcctcctcctcctctgatgaGGAATGGAAAGGGATGTCCCTGTCTGGGAAGCGTGTTCCTCTTGATGGTGAAGCTGGGTCAGATGGTTATGAAGACTACAAACCGCCACTGCACAAATCAGCCAGACGGGAGACTGTCGCACCCCCGTGGGAGCTCCCCACATCTTACGCCAAATACGCTCCCCCCAATGCTGTTGCCCCACCCAGCATGCGGTTCAATGGAGGTCCTCTAATGCCACTGCATGGTGGACTTCCCCTCTACAGCTATGGTAGCTCTCCTGTGGCACCTGGTCACTTCTTAGGTCACGCCTATTGGCCCATCCTCCCCAGCGGACGAGTTTCTGTCCAAGCCCCCTCCCTCATCATGGACCTGGACAACATGTTGCAGTCTGTGCCTCCGAATAAGAGCGTGTTTGACGTGTTAGTACCAACCAATCAGAACTCTCACTCACATCAACCACCCAGTCAGTACACCCTGCAGAACGGGCCTCCCCTAAACAGGTACCCTCAGTACTGA